Proteins co-encoded in one Acidobacteriota bacterium genomic window:
- a CDS encoding ankyrin repeat domain-containing protein has product MTMKEKLSVAAGLAALTVLLSISARAASSVDLGLLESARTGTREQVRAALAAGASPNERQPDGATALAWAVHRDDLEMVEVLIGAGADLNAANDYGIAPLYIACMNQNAGMVLKLAGAGADANQATWTGETPLMTCARIGLIDGVAALLNGNADVNAKDTRRGQTALMWAIAEGHPTVARLLMGKGADVNAQSKMLDGFTPKIYKTYYGTLEISSRGGFTPLMFAASVGDLESAKLLVARGADVNHSTMEDGNTMLLATANGHEDVALFLLESGADPNSKAGDGSDITALHYALRDGIKSLMESKGAGFFSQLVQQEQQSTTKKEEAGPLDGANMPRLVKALLARGADANARMGLPPARLRKGGRAYVSVEGATPFLLAAASGDVPSMRLLAESKADTRLGTKVNEGESPVGKNSDDAQFEGSATALLAAAGLGRSRDRRGPEAQRAFEAVKTLLEMGADVNQVNETGWTALHAATYIGADNIVQYLIEKGARLDVQNGCGQTPLTLANGTNSRGLIQIPRERKSTTDLLKKFGASETLSGGPVGRCVEGRYGIEYFTERDSKKSQ; this is encoded by the coding sequence ATGACGATGAAAGAAAAGTTATCGGTCGCGGCGGGGCTGGCTGCTTTGACGGTTTTGCTTTCGATATCCGCGAGGGCGGCTTCCTCCGTTGATTTGGGGCTCCTGGAATCCGCGCGCACAGGAACGCGCGAACAGGTGCGCGCCGCGCTGGCAGCGGGAGCCAGCCCGAATGAACGTCAGCCGGATGGCGCCACGGCACTGGCGTGGGCCGTGCATCGCGATGATCTGGAGATGGTGGAGGTGCTGATCGGCGCGGGCGCGGATTTGAATGCAGCCAATGATTACGGGATCGCGCCGCTGTACATCGCCTGCATGAATCAAAACGCGGGCATGGTCCTCAAGCTGGCCGGTGCCGGCGCCGACGCCAATCAGGCGACGTGGACCGGCGAGACTCCGCTGATGACCTGCGCGCGCATCGGGCTGATCGACGGAGTAGCCGCGCTGCTAAATGGTAACGCGGACGTGAATGCCAAAGACACGCGCCGGGGGCAGACGGCTTTAATGTGGGCCATCGCCGAAGGCCACCCCACTGTCGCCCGTCTGCTCATGGGAAAAGGCGCGGACGTCAATGCTCAGTCGAAGATGCTCGATGGCTTCACACCCAAGATTTACAAGACCTATTACGGAACGCTCGAAATCAGCTCGCGCGGAGGATTCACGCCGCTGATGTTCGCGGCATCGGTGGGCGATCTGGAGAGCGCGAAATTGCTAGTCGCGCGCGGTGCGGACGTCAATCACTCGACCATGGAGGACGGCAATACCATGCTGCTGGCCACCGCCAACGGACACGAGGACGTGGCGCTGTTTCTGCTCGAAAGCGGCGCCGACCCCAACTCGAAAGCCGGCGACGGCAGCGACATCACGGCGCTTCACTATGCGTTGCGCGACGGCATCAAGTCGCTGATGGAGAGCAAGGGCGCGGGATTTTTCTCGCAGCTCGTGCAGCAGGAGCAGCAGTCCACCACCAAGAAAGAGGAAGCCGGCCCGCTCGATGGCGCCAACATGCCGCGACTGGTAAAGGCCCTGCTGGCCAGGGGAGCGGACGCCAATGCCCGCATGGGATTGCCTCCGGCGCGTCTGCGCAAAGGCGGTCGCGCCTACGTGAGCGTGGAAGGCGCAACCCCATTTCTGCTGGCGGCGGCCTCCGGCGATGTTCCCTCCATGCGCCTGCTGGCGGAGTCAAAGGCGGATACCCGGCTCGGGACCAAAGTGAACGAGGGTGAAAGCCCGGTGGGCAAGAACTCCGATGATGCTCAATTTGAGGGCAGCGCCACGGCGCTGCTGGCCGCCGCGGGACTGGGTCGCAGCCGCGACCGCCGCGGGCCGGAAGCGCAACGCGCTTTCGAGGCGGTGAAGACTTTGCTCGAGATGGGCGCGGACGTGAATCAGGTAAACGAGACCGGCTGGACCGCGCTGCACGCCGCCACCTATATCGGCGCTGACAACATTGTCCAGTACCTGATTGAAAAAGGCGCGCGGCTGGATGTCCAGAATGGCTGTGGACAGACGCCTCTGACGCTGGCCAACGGAACCAATTCGCGCGGGTTGATCCAGATTCCCCGCGAACGCAAGAGCACCACGGATTTGCTGAAGAAGTTCGGGGCGAGTGAAACTTTGTCTGGCGGGCCAGTCGGCCGATGTGTGGAAGGCCGCTACGGTATCGAGTATTTCACCGAGCGGGACAGCAAGAAGAGTCAGTAA
- a CDS encoding DUF1592 domain-containing protein translates to MRGMVRTFMMLALRILVVFLSLVVSPLDTLAQGTEPPTANISPDIHRVFVSRYCVTCHNEKLKTAQLMLDQADLGMPGADPAIWEKVIRKLRAGQMPPQGVPQPAPADRDELARYLETALDQSAAAAPNPGRRSAAHRLNRAEYINTIRDLLALEILDDSLLPADDAGGSFDNIADVLTVSPLLMEKYLSAARRISRLAVGNPGINSEVGAYKVSEYYKQDDRVSEDLPFGSRGGMAVRHYFPLDGDYLIKIRLQRTETLQVRGIAEPHPLDVRLDGARLKLFTVGGEHKGLADGIGAQDTISPDAIQSEYERNADTPLEFRVPVKAGMHALGVTFPYEFAARENIRDEPTMAVANVTITGPVEAKGPGDTPSRAKIFSCRSGQEVPGQEVEEEVCAQQILTKLGRLAFRRPLTTVDTDELMGLYRQASKPSSQKDSAANSRDRFEAGIELGVRRLLISPEFLFRIERDPFDAKPGKPYNITDLELASRLSFFLWSSIPDEELLSIAETGKLREPQALDQQIRRMLADSRSNSLVQNFGGQWLYLRNLKTVDPSKDVYPDFDENLREAFRVETEMFFASLLREDRSLLDLLRADYTFVNQRLAEHYGIPGVVGSRFRRISLAFPGANDDRRGLLGQGSFLTVTSISNRTSPVVRGKWVLENLIGTPPPEPPAAVPGLKEKNESGKLMSMRQQMEQHRANPACAGCHKLMDPIGFALEKFNGIGGSRTTDAGMPIDTVGVMPDGYKIAGLADLRKVLLDRPDQLATTATEKMLTYALGRGLESYDFSVVRQIVRDAAANDYRWSRIILGIVKSAPFQMRRARES, encoded by the coding sequence GTGCGAGGGATGGTCAGAACCTTTATGATGTTGGCGCTACGCATCCTCGTAGTATTCCTCTCGTTGGTGGTGTCTCCCCTCGACACATTGGCCCAGGGCACCGAGCCCCCTACCGCGAATATTTCTCCAGATATTCACAGGGTGTTTGTTAGCCGCTACTGCGTAACCTGCCACAACGAAAAATTGAAGACAGCGCAATTGATGTTGGACCAGGCGGACTTGGGAATGCCGGGCGCGGACCCGGCAATTTGGGAAAAAGTAATCAGAAAGTTGCGAGCGGGGCAGATGCCGCCGCAGGGCGTTCCGCAGCCCGCTCCCGCTGACCGGGATGAACTGGCGCGCTACTTGGAGACTGCTTTGGATCAGAGCGCAGCCGCAGCGCCCAACCCTGGACGCCGCTCGGCGGCTCATCGGCTGAACCGCGCCGAGTACATCAACACCATCCGTGACCTGCTGGCGCTGGAGATTCTGGATGACTCCCTGCTGCCTGCGGATGACGCCGGAGGCAGCTTCGACAATATCGCCGATGTGCTCACCGTCTCGCCGCTGTTGATGGAGAAATATCTTTCCGCGGCGCGCCGTATCAGCCGTCTAGCCGTGGGCAATCCCGGCATCAACTCCGAAGTGGGCGCCTACAAGGTCTCTGAATATTACAAGCAAGATGATCGCGTCAGCGAAGACCTGCCATTCGGCTCGCGTGGCGGGATGGCCGTCCGGCACTACTTTCCGCTCGATGGCGACTACCTCATCAAAATCAGGCTGCAGCGCACCGAGACGCTTCAGGTGCGCGGCATCGCCGAGCCGCATCCACTGGATGTGCGCCTGGACGGCGCGCGGCTGAAGCTGTTTACGGTTGGTGGTGAGCATAAAGGTCTGGCCGACGGCATTGGCGCACAGGATACGATTTCTCCCGACGCCATTCAATCCGAGTATGAGCGAAACGCGGACACGCCGCTCGAATTCCGGGTTCCGGTAAAAGCGGGAATGCATGCCCTGGGCGTTACTTTCCCCTACGAATTCGCAGCGCGGGAAAACATTCGCGATGAACCAACCATGGCGGTCGCCAATGTGACCATTACAGGGCCGGTGGAAGCGAAGGGTCCGGGGGATACGCCGAGCCGCGCAAAAATATTTTCATGCAGATCGGGGCAGGAAGTACCGGGGCAGGAAGTAGAAGAGGAGGTTTGTGCGCAGCAGATATTAACCAAGCTGGGCCGGCTTGCCTTCCGCAGACCGCTGACGACCGTTGACACGGACGAGCTGATGGGCTTGTACCGCCAGGCCAGCAAGCCGTCCAGCCAGAAGGACTCCGCCGCAAACAGTCGCGACCGGTTTGAGGCGGGAATCGAGCTGGGCGTCCGCCGTCTGCTCATCTCTCCGGAATTTCTGTTTCGCATCGAGCGCGACCCGTTCGACGCTAAGCCCGGCAAGCCGTACAACATCACCGATCTCGAACTGGCTTCGCGATTATCATTCTTCCTGTGGTCCAGCATCCCCGACGAGGAACTTCTTTCCATCGCTGAGACCGGCAAGCTGCGCGAGCCGCAGGCGCTGGATCAACAGATTCGGCGCATGTTGGCGGACAGTCGCTCCAACTCACTGGTACAGAATTTCGGTGGCCAGTGGCTTTACCTGCGCAACCTGAAGACGGTGGATCCATCGAAGGACGTCTACCCCGATTTTGACGAGAATCTGCGCGAGGCGTTTCGCGTGGAGACCGAGATGTTCTTCGCCAGCTTGTTGCGCGAGGACCGCTCGCTGCTGGACCTGCTGCGCGCCGACTACACCTTTGTCAATCAGCGGCTCGCCGAGCATTACGGCATTCCCGGCGTGGTGGGTAGCCGGTTCCGCCGCATATCACTTGCCTTCCCGGGGGCCAACGACGACCGCCGCGGCTTGCTGGGGCAGGGCAGCTTCCTCACTGTTACATCCATCTCGAATCGTACTTCGCCCGTGGTGCGCGGCAAATGGGTATTGGAAAATTTGATCGGCACACCGCCGCCGGAGCCGCCTGCCGCCGTGCCCGGATTGAAAGAGAAGAACGAGTCCGGGAAATTGATGAGCATGCGGCAGCAGATGGAGCAGCATCGCGCCAATCCAGCCTGCGCGGGTTGCCACAAGCTGATGGACCCGATTGGGTTCGCGCTGGAAAAATTCAATGGCATCGGCGGCTCAAGAACCACCGATGCGGGCATGCCGATTGATACTGTGGGAGTCATGCCGGACGGCTATAAAATCGCGGGCTTGGCCGACCTGCGCAAGGTGTTGCTGGATCGTCCCGATCAACTGGCTACCACCGCCACGGAGAAGATGCTGACCTACGCGCTGGGCCGGGGTCTTGAGTCCTATGACTTCTCCGTTGTGCGCCAGATCGTGCGCGATGCGGCGGCCAACGACTACCGCTGGTCGCGGATCATTTTGGGAATTGTGAAGAGTGCGCCGTTTCAAATGAGGAGGGCACGAGAGTCATGA
- a CDS encoding TonB-dependent receptor, with amino-acid sequence MLALSRGFRLVILILLASGSLRAQISDARLEGTVRDETQAVLPGATVTAKNSETGQTRTATTDSRGRYLFANLPPAPHDLEVSLTGFKTTIRHGIVLTVGAQLALDLTMTVGSVTEQVTVTSEAPLVETQSGTVAGVVEERVIRELPLNGRSFADLVQLEPGVVRTRAGNKATLSGTGEKMSLGGARPHQMSFLLDGADMMSRNNTNPAGASGFMLGVDSIQEFRVSTSGFSAEFGRNSGGVVSAVTKSGTNNLHGTVYGFLRNDNLDARDFFDRKTASNPKGEPEFKRSQFGSAVGGPMIHNKTFFFANYEGVRARRGTTTVDNVPTAAARLGNLGTRTVTVAESIKPYLALYPLPNGDDLGGGIGRYFWAGSQNTDQDDVVARIDHQLTDNQTLMFRMFYDNASVIAPSSLGLIQMFNKSRIQNYVLNHKQIVSSTLVNDFRITFLRDASEATDSTAEGMERLEFVPGRGFGHFTPGVIASISTNSSGPQYWRQNLFEVINDVAMAKGAHAIKFGGIAKRLRYNSINVGRLRGEYIFNSLEEVLTANAARFEAGHVTEGTRGMRQSLFGFYFQDDYRPTPRLSLNLGVRYEFVTGVSEANGRVSQLRNQLDPTVTVGDPWFLNPSKKNIVPRLGFAYDLTGDGKTSVRGGFGVYPDQLLALYWRDSSQRMLPYTQRFFVQRPANGTIRFPDAIVQFPLTDSPMFDPNQSMEMMNYRPHQPYTMQYNLTMQRQLSSSSSFMIGYLGSQSRNNSRNVQWNTANPTQFINGQKCYSVAGSTVAGVAVPASDCFNGVAAPRRNPNFSSILQREFDTNANYNSLQFSMQQRMRGGLSIEGTYQLSRTMDEISGIAGSSDFQNVTSFSMDPDDRGRDYSRAAFDIRHYMVVNGTYNLPNFGLNGIAGQVLGGWSLSSLFNYSGGEPFSVVNRFDRAGNSTIIFGNQERPNVASGASNNPILENPTADQWFDLKAFELQKPGTLGNLGRNTLQGPGVVTVDLAVRKGFQVREGQKLEFRWEMFNMFNHANFSQPEFRIFSNAAAAIAPGSGSITNTRTSSRQMQLGLKYIF; translated from the coding sequence ATGCTTGCACTATCCAGAGGTTTCCGGCTGGTGATATTGATCTTGCTGGCCAGCGGAAGTCTGCGCGCGCAGATCTCCGATGCCCGTCTGGAAGGCACGGTACGGGATGAGACGCAGGCGGTGCTTCCCGGCGCGACGGTGACCGCTAAAAATTCCGAGACTGGACAGACGCGCACGGCCACCACGGATTCGCGCGGCCGCTACCTATTCGCTAACCTGCCGCCCGCCCCGCATGATCTGGAAGTTTCGCTGACAGGATTCAAGACCACGATTCGCCATGGAATCGTGCTGACGGTGGGCGCGCAACTCGCCCTCGACCTTACCATGACGGTGGGAAGCGTAACTGAACAGGTTACGGTAACCAGCGAAGCTCCGCTGGTGGAGACGCAATCGGGAACCGTGGCCGGCGTGGTGGAAGAGCGCGTCATCCGCGAGTTGCCTCTGAATGGTCGCAGCTTCGCCGATCTGGTTCAACTCGAACCGGGCGTGGTGCGCACGCGCGCGGGCAACAAGGCCACCCTCTCCGGCACGGGCGAGAAGATGTCGCTGGGCGGCGCGCGGCCGCATCAGATGAGTTTCCTGCTGGATGGCGCCGACATGATGTCGCGCAACAATACCAACCCGGCCGGCGCTTCCGGCTTCATGCTGGGCGTCGATTCCATTCAGGAGTTCCGCGTCTCCACCAGCGGCTTCAGCGCCGAGTTTGGCCGCAACTCCGGCGGCGTGGTCAGCGCGGTTACCAAGTCCGGCACCAACAATCTGCATGGCACGGTCTACGGCTTTTTGCGCAATGACAATCTGGACGCGCGCGATTTCTTCGACCGCAAAACCGCTTCCAATCCCAAGGGCGAGCCGGAGTTCAAGCGCTCGCAGTTCGGCTCGGCGGTAGGCGGTCCGATGATTCACAACAAGACTTTCTTCTTCGCCAATTACGAAGGAGTACGGGCTCGCCGCGGAACCACCACGGTGGATAATGTCCCAACCGCTGCGGCGCGTCTGGGAAATCTTGGCACACGCACCGTAACCGTCGCCGAGTCCATCAAGCCTTACCTGGCGCTCTATCCGCTTCCCAATGGAGATGATTTGGGTGGCGGCATCGGAAGATACTTCTGGGCCGGCTCGCAGAACACCGACCAGGATGATGTCGTGGCGCGCATCGACCATCAGCTTACTGACAATCAGACGCTCATGTTCCGCATGTTTTACGACAACGCCAGCGTGATCGCGCCCTCCAGCCTGGGCTTGATTCAGATGTTCAACAAGTCGCGCATTCAGAATTATGTGCTGAACCACAAGCAGATCGTCTCATCCACACTGGTCAACGATTTCCGCATCACCTTTCTGCGCGACGCCTCCGAGGCCACCGACTCGACCGCCGAGGGGATGGAGCGGCTGGAGTTTGTGCCCGGCCGCGGCTTTGGCCACTTTACTCCCGGGGTCATCGCTTCCATCTCGACCAATAGTTCCGGCCCGCAGTATTGGCGCCAGAATCTGTTCGAGGTCATCAATGACGTGGCCATGGCCAAAGGCGCGCACGCCATCAAGTTCGGCGGCATCGCCAAGCGGCTGCGCTACAACAGCATCAACGTCGGCCGTCTGCGCGGCGAATATATCTTCAATTCGCTCGAAGAGGTGCTCACCGCCAACGCTGCGCGATTCGAAGCAGGCCACGTTACCGAGGGCACGCGCGGAATGCGCCAGTCGTTGTTCGGGTTTTACTTTCAGGACGACTACCGCCCCACGCCGCGGCTGTCGCTGAATCTTGGCGTGCGCTATGAATTTGTTACCGGCGTGAGCGAAGCCAACGGGCGCGTATCGCAACTGCGCAACCAGCTCGATCCGACGGTTACGGTCGGCGATCCCTGGTTCCTGAATCCGTCGAAGAAGAATATCGTACCGCGCCTCGGCTTTGCCTACGACTTGACCGGCGACGGGAAGACCTCAGTGCGCGGCGGCTTCGGCGTCTATCCCGACCAGTTGCTGGCGCTCTACTGGCGCGACTCCAGCCAGCGCATGTTGCCCTACACGCAGCGTTTCTTCGTGCAGCGTCCGGCCAACGGGACGATTCGCTTCCCTGACGCGATTGTGCAGTTCCCGCTCACTGATTCCCCGATGTTCGATCCCAATCAGTCCATGGAAATGATGAATTACCGTCCGCATCAGCCCTACACTATGCAATACAACCTCACCATGCAGCGGCAGTTGAGCTCGAGTTCGTCCTTCATGATTGGTTATCTCGGTTCGCAGAGCCGCAACAACTCGCGCAACGTGCAGTGGAACACGGCAAACCCCACGCAGTTTATCAATGGACAAAAGTGCTACTCCGTGGCGGGGAGCACGGTGGCGGGCGTCGCCGTGCCGGCGTCGGACTGCTTCAATGGCGTTGCCGCACCGCGCCGCAATCCAAACTTCTCGAGCATCCTGCAACGCGAGTTCGACACCAACGCCAACTACAATTCGCTGCAGTTCTCCATGCAGCAGCGTATGCGCGGCGGACTGAGCATCGAGGGCACCTACCAGCTTTCCCGCACCATGGATGAGATCTCCGGCATCGCCGGCAGCTCGGACTTCCAGAACGTCACCAGCTTCTCGATGGACCCGGATGATCGTGGCCGCGATTACAGCCGGGCCGCCTTCGACATTCGCCACTACATGGTGGTCAACGGGACATACAACCTTCCCAACTTCGGCCTGAACGGCATTGCCGGTCAGGTGCTCGGCGGATGGAGCCTGAGTTCACTATTCAATTATTCAGGCGGTGAACCTTTCTCGGTGGTCAACCGTTTTGACCGCGCCGGCAACAGCACCATCATCTTCGGCAATCAGGAGCGGCCCAACGTCGCGTCCGGCGCGTCGAACAATCCCATTCTGGAAAATCCCACGGCGGATCAATGGTTCGACTTGAAAGCATTTGAACTGCAGAAGCCAGGCACCCTCGGCAACCTGGGCCGCAACACGCTGCAAGGGCCTGGCGTGGTAACGGTGGACTTGGCCGTGCGCAAGGGCTTCCAGGTGCGTGAAGGACAGAAGCTGGAGTTCCGCTGGGAGATGTTCAATATGTTCAACCACGCCAACTTCTCGCAACCCGAATTCCGCATCTTCTCGAATGCGGCGGCGGCTATTGCGCCCGGCTCAGGTTCCATCACCAACACACGGACTTCGTCGCGGCAGATGCAGTTGGGTTTGAAGTACATTTTTTAG
- a CDS encoding DUF1552 domain-containing protein, with amino-acid sequence MMIFKKAIPRRTFLRGLGATLALPVMDAMVPAFAGTLDTAGKPVTRLAYVYVPNGIMMDQWTPSKVGAITEMPSVLKKLAAFKDQFTVVSGLDGGPIIEGMGGGHPRATAMWLTGVDPKKSDHDVQTGISVDQVAAREFGKQTQLASLELGIENAAELVGAISGYAAAYVNTIAWKTPTTPLPVEHQPRAVFERLFGDGDTTDPASALARIQENRSLLDSVSRDVNRLLGDLGPNDQLKLTQYLDAIRDIERRIQMAEQSTVKEMPRMDRPVGIPAYDDHAKLMFDLWALAWQTDLTRVVTFMLAREKSDLTYPQIGINESHHSLSHNRGLQERMELTAQINAHQAGLFAYGLERLRSTPDGDGSLLDHSVIVYGSGMGDGDLHTQQALPTLVVGGGSGKLKNHGRHISVAKNTPFANLHRTLLNVVGTPIDTLGDSKGTVDLS; translated from the coding sequence ATGATGATTTTCAAGAAAGCCATTCCGAGGAGAACATTCCTGCGCGGGCTGGGCGCCACATTGGCGCTGCCGGTGATGGACGCGATGGTGCCTGCCTTTGCCGGGACGCTGGACACGGCGGGCAAACCGGTAACGCGGCTGGCCTACGTTTATGTCCCGAACGGGATCATGATGGACCAGTGGACGCCGTCCAAAGTCGGGGCCATTACCGAGATGCCGTCAGTCCTCAAGAAGCTCGCAGCCTTCAAGGACCAGTTCACGGTGGTCAGCGGCCTCGATGGTGGCCCCATCATTGAAGGCATGGGCGGCGGACATCCGCGAGCCACGGCCATGTGGCTGACCGGCGTCGATCCCAAGAAGTCCGACCATGACGTGCAGACCGGCATCTCCGTGGATCAGGTGGCGGCGCGCGAGTTCGGCAAGCAGACGCAACTGGCTTCGCTCGAGCTGGGGATTGAGAACGCCGCCGAGCTGGTGGGCGCGATCTCCGGCTATGCCGCCGCGTATGTCAACACTATTGCCTGGAAAACTCCCACCACGCCCCTGCCGGTGGAGCATCAGCCGCGCGCGGTCTTCGAGCGGCTATTCGGCGACGGCGACACCACGGACCCGGCCAGCGCACTGGCGCGCATTCAGGAGAATCGCAGCCTGCTCGATTCCGTTTCACGCGATGTGAACCGTTTGCTGGGCGATCTTGGCCCCAACGATCAGTTGAAGCTCACGCAGTATCTCGATGCCATCCGCGACATCGAGCGCCGCATTCAGATGGCGGAGCAATCGACCGTGAAGGAGATGCCGCGCATGGATCGCCCCGTCGGCATTCCGGCCTACGATGATCACGCAAAGCTAATGTTCGATCTATGGGCGCTGGCCTGGCAGACCGACTTGACGCGCGTCGTAACCTTCATGCTGGCGCGTGAGAAGAGCGACCTGACCTATCCGCAGATTGGCATCAATGAGTCGCACCACTCGCTTTCCCACAACCGGGGCTTGCAGGAGCGCATGGAGCTGACTGCCCAGATCAACGCGCACCAGGCGGGCCTGTTTGCCTATGGGCTGGAGCGGCTGCGCTCGACGCCGGATGGCGATGGCTCCCTGCTCGATCATTCCGTGATTGTCTACGGCAGCGGCATGGGCGATGGCGATCTGCATACGCAGCAGGCCTTGCCCACGCTGGTGGTGGGCGGCGGATCCGGCAAGCTGAAGAATCACGGCAGACACATCTCGGTTGCCAAGAATACTCCGTTTGCCAATCTGCATCGCACCTTGCTCAATGTGGTGGGCACGCCCATTGACACGCTGGGCGATAGCAAAGGCACGGTGGATTTGTCCTAA